The Littorina saxatilis isolate snail1 linkage group LG15, US_GU_Lsax_2.0, whole genome shotgun sequence genome contains a region encoding:
- the LOC138948662 gene encoding ZZ-type zinc finger-containing protein 3-like isoform X1: MCSSHLDAPAVQLGENTSNFCLNFSSKSLKLNSLLVLQGETEYRMQMEDNTDLTEIPSFDEVDETIGDAYCFESDHVALKGNPDYHALLRTICILESQRSKALDDLDLLHDAQEKVLQDPIAFVDKLQRGADLGMKLPGPQKIASLPVIDWEKYTSSVDFASFGTHRQSARLKRHGNETGEDEHLLRLKSSLVGGTGIGDEGLPEGFVRGRFKDDSKPATFNKLWSPEEQKRLDELLVRYPPEEIEARRWRKIAAAFGDRTPQQIASRVQKYFEKLEKAKLPIPGRAPNRPSRIKRGGHRHHRYSWMPFRDSTFLQSYKPPVMMNEDEDYSHESSSAQGRELGFTDGYMDSNTGSEDKMSVQDDSDNESIPEQLTDTAEYKELMMLKELRQETMQALDPSLPKHTGFKCDKCGCEPIVGTRWHCVDCPSAVSLDFCETCADNLGTFETATHNSSHRIRHVKRTWTRPTQDQDYMSFNNMPGNYNYLDSNYMPAS; encoded by the exons ATGTGTAGCTCTCATTTAGACGCACCTGCAGTGCAGTTAGGAGAAAACACATCGAATTTTTGTCTTAACTTTTCCTCCAAGTCGTTAAAACTGAATTCACTGCTGGTGCTTCAGGGAG aaaCAGAATATAGGATGCAAATGGAGGACAACACAGATTTGACGGAAATACCCTCATTTGACGAAGTGGATGAAACTATTGGTGACGCGTACTGCTTCGAGTCAGATCATGTGGCTCTGAAAGGAAACCCAGACTATCATGCACTGCTTCGCACCATCTGCATACTTGAAAGCCAAAGATCTAAAGCCTTGGATGACTTGGATCTCTTGCATGACGCTCAAGAAAAG gtgTTGCAAGACCCAATAGCATTTGTGGACAAACTGCAAAGGGGCGCTGATCTAGGCATGAAACTTCCAGGGCCGCAGAAAATAGCATCTCTGCCTGTGATAGACTGGGAAAAGTACACCAGCAGCGTTGATTTCGCTTCATTTGGAACTCACCGCCAGTCTGCCAGATTGAAACGTCATGGCAACGAAACAGGGGAgg aTGAACACTTGCTTCGCCTAAAGTCTAGTTTAGTAGGAGGCACAGGGATTGGAGATGAGGGTTTGCCAGAAGGTTTTGTGCGAGGTCGCTTCAAAGACGATTCCAAGCCTGCCACATTCAACAAGCTATGGAGCCCAGAAGAACAAAAGAG ATTGGATGAGCTACTTGTGCGCTATCCACCTGAGGAGATTGAAGCCAGGAGATGGAGAAAAATAGCTGCCGCATTTGGTGATCGCACTCCACAGCAG ATTGCAAGTCGAGTACAGAAGTATTTTGAAAAGCTGGAAAAAGCCAAGTTGCCTATACCGGGACGAGCGCCTAACCGCCCTTCAAGGATCAAAAGA GGGGGTCATCGACATCACAGGTACAGCTGGATGCCGTTCCGAGACTCCACGTTTCTGCAGTCATACAAACCCCCAGTTATGATGAATGAGGACGAGGATTACAGCCACGAATCGTCATCAGCTCAGGGGAGGGAACTGGGTTTCACAGACGGTTACATGGACTCAAACACTGGTTCAGAAGATAAAATGAGTGTGCAGGATGACTCC GACAACGAGAGTATTCCAGAGCAGCTGACAGACACAGCGGAGTACAAGGAGCTAATGATGCTGAAGGAACTCCGCCAAGAAACAATGCAGGCGCTGGACCCCTCTCTGCCAAAACATACTGGTTTCAAG TGTGACAAGTGTGGATGTGAACCTATTGTAGGCACCAGGTGGCACTGCGTGGACTGTCCCTCTGCCGTCTCTCTTGATTTCTGCGAAACATGTGCTGATAA cCTGggcacttttgaaacagccacgCATAACTCAAGCCATCGCATCCGTCATGTGAAGAGAACATGGACTCGACCCACTCAGGACCAAGATTACATGAGTTTCAACAACATGCCAGGAAACTACAACTATCTAGACTCAAACTACATGCCTGCTAGTTAG
- the LOC138948664 gene encoding oligosaccharyltransferase complex subunit ostc-like, with product MEALYSVPFTVFELPILKLKKPTWLRQPSAMVVFAFVLLSYFLVTGGIIYDVINEPPSIGSTTDERGNSKPVAFMPYRVNGQYIMEGLASSFMFTLGGLGFIVLDQVNKPLMPRLNRILLLCVGFAAILIAFFMCRVFMRIKLPGYLLDY from the exons ATGGAGGCCCTTTACAGCGTACCATTCACAGTGTTTGAGCTGCCAATCCTTAAACTGAAGAAGCCAACATGGCTGAGGCAACCTTCAGCTATGGTCGTCTTTGCATTTGTACTGCTTTCATACTTCTTGGTTACAGGAG GCATTATCTATGATGTCATCAACGAACCACCAAGCATTGGATCAACAACAGATGAAAGAGGAAACAGCAAGCCT GTGGCATTCATGCCATACCGTGTGAACGGCCAATACATCATGGAAGGGCTGGCTTCTAGTTTTATGTTCACCCTGGGCGGGTTGGGCTTCATCGTCCTCGACCAGGTCAACAAGCCGCTGATGCCTCGGCTGAACCGCATTCTGCTCCTGTGTGTGGGCTTTGCTGCCATCCTCATCGCCTTCTTCATGTGCAGGGTCTTTATGCGCATCAAGCTGCC AGGATATTTGTTGGACTACTAG
- the LOC138948662 gene encoding ZZ-type zinc finger-containing protein 3-like isoform X2 — translation MQMEDNTDLTEIPSFDEVDETIGDAYCFESDHVALKGNPDYHALLRTICILESQRSKALDDLDLLHDAQEKVLQDPIAFVDKLQRGADLGMKLPGPQKIASLPVIDWEKYTSSVDFASFGTHRQSARLKRHGNETGEDEHLLRLKSSLVGGTGIGDEGLPEGFVRGRFKDDSKPATFNKLWSPEEQKRLDELLVRYPPEEIEARRWRKIAAAFGDRTPQQIASRVQKYFEKLEKAKLPIPGRAPNRPSRIKRGGHRHHRYSWMPFRDSTFLQSYKPPVMMNEDEDYSHESSSAQGRELGFTDGYMDSNTGSEDKMSVQDDSDNESIPEQLTDTAEYKELMMLKELRQETMQALDPSLPKHTGFKCDKCGCEPIVGTRWHCVDCPSAVSLDFCETCADNLGTFETATHNSSHRIRHVKRTWTRPTQDQDYMSFNNMPGNYNYLDSNYMPAS, via the exons ATGCAAATGGAGGACAACACAGATTTGACGGAAATACCCTCATTTGACGAAGTGGATGAAACTATTGGTGACGCGTACTGCTTCGAGTCAGATCATGTGGCTCTGAAAGGAAACCCAGACTATCATGCACTGCTTCGCACCATCTGCATACTTGAAAGCCAAAGATCTAAAGCCTTGGATGACTTGGATCTCTTGCATGACGCTCAAGAAAAG gtgTTGCAAGACCCAATAGCATTTGTGGACAAACTGCAAAGGGGCGCTGATCTAGGCATGAAACTTCCAGGGCCGCAGAAAATAGCATCTCTGCCTGTGATAGACTGGGAAAAGTACACCAGCAGCGTTGATTTCGCTTCATTTGGAACTCACCGCCAGTCTGCCAGATTGAAACGTCATGGCAACGAAACAGGGGAgg aTGAACACTTGCTTCGCCTAAAGTCTAGTTTAGTAGGAGGCACAGGGATTGGAGATGAGGGTTTGCCAGAAGGTTTTGTGCGAGGTCGCTTCAAAGACGATTCCAAGCCTGCCACATTCAACAAGCTATGGAGCCCAGAAGAACAAAAGAG ATTGGATGAGCTACTTGTGCGCTATCCACCTGAGGAGATTGAAGCCAGGAGATGGAGAAAAATAGCTGCCGCATTTGGTGATCGCACTCCACAGCAG ATTGCAAGTCGAGTACAGAAGTATTTTGAAAAGCTGGAAAAAGCCAAGTTGCCTATACCGGGACGAGCGCCTAACCGCCCTTCAAGGATCAAAAGA GGGGGTCATCGACATCACAGGTACAGCTGGATGCCGTTCCGAGACTCCACGTTTCTGCAGTCATACAAACCCCCAGTTATGATGAATGAGGACGAGGATTACAGCCACGAATCGTCATCAGCTCAGGGGAGGGAACTGGGTTTCACAGACGGTTACATGGACTCAAACACTGGTTCAGAAGATAAAATGAGTGTGCAGGATGACTCC GACAACGAGAGTATTCCAGAGCAGCTGACAGACACAGCGGAGTACAAGGAGCTAATGATGCTGAAGGAACTCCGCCAAGAAACAATGCAGGCGCTGGACCCCTCTCTGCCAAAACATACTGGTTTCAAG TGTGACAAGTGTGGATGTGAACCTATTGTAGGCACCAGGTGGCACTGCGTGGACTGTCCCTCTGCCGTCTCTCTTGATTTCTGCGAAACATGTGCTGATAA cCTGggcacttttgaaacagccacgCATAACTCAAGCCATCGCATCCGTCATGTGAAGAGAACATGGACTCGACCCACTCAGGACCAAGATTACATGAGTTTCAACAACATGCCAGGAAACTACAACTATCTAGACTCAAACTACATGCCTGCTAGTTAG
- the LOC138948662 gene encoding ZZ-type zinc finger-containing protein 3-like isoform X3, which yields MKLPGPQKIASLPVIDWEKYTSSVDFASFGTHRQSARLKRHGNETGEDEHLLRLKSSLVGGTGIGDEGLPEGFVRGRFKDDSKPATFNKLWSPEEQKRLDELLVRYPPEEIEARRWRKIAAAFGDRTPQQIASRVQKYFEKLEKAKLPIPGRAPNRPSRIKRGGHRHHRYSWMPFRDSTFLQSYKPPVMMNEDEDYSHESSSAQGRELGFTDGYMDSNTGSEDKMSVQDDSDNESIPEQLTDTAEYKELMMLKELRQETMQALDPSLPKHTGFKCDKCGCEPIVGTRWHCVDCPSAVSLDFCETCADNLGTFETATHNSSHRIRHVKRTWTRPTQDQDYMSFNNMPGNYNYLDSNYMPAS from the exons ATGAAACTTCCAGGGCCGCAGAAAATAGCATCTCTGCCTGTGATAGACTGGGAAAAGTACACCAGCAGCGTTGATTTCGCTTCATTTGGAACTCACCGCCAGTCTGCCAGATTGAAACGTCATGGCAACGAAACAGGGGAgg aTGAACACTTGCTTCGCCTAAAGTCTAGTTTAGTAGGAGGCACAGGGATTGGAGATGAGGGTTTGCCAGAAGGTTTTGTGCGAGGTCGCTTCAAAGACGATTCCAAGCCTGCCACATTCAACAAGCTATGGAGCCCAGAAGAACAAAAGAG ATTGGATGAGCTACTTGTGCGCTATCCACCTGAGGAGATTGAAGCCAGGAGATGGAGAAAAATAGCTGCCGCATTTGGTGATCGCACTCCACAGCAG ATTGCAAGTCGAGTACAGAAGTATTTTGAAAAGCTGGAAAAAGCCAAGTTGCCTATACCGGGACGAGCGCCTAACCGCCCTTCAAGGATCAAAAGA GGGGGTCATCGACATCACAGGTACAGCTGGATGCCGTTCCGAGACTCCACGTTTCTGCAGTCATACAAACCCCCAGTTATGATGAATGAGGACGAGGATTACAGCCACGAATCGTCATCAGCTCAGGGGAGGGAACTGGGTTTCACAGACGGTTACATGGACTCAAACACTGGTTCAGAAGATAAAATGAGTGTGCAGGATGACTCC GACAACGAGAGTATTCCAGAGCAGCTGACAGACACAGCGGAGTACAAGGAGCTAATGATGCTGAAGGAACTCCGCCAAGAAACAATGCAGGCGCTGGACCCCTCTCTGCCAAAACATACTGGTTTCAAG TGTGACAAGTGTGGATGTGAACCTATTGTAGGCACCAGGTGGCACTGCGTGGACTGTCCCTCTGCCGTCTCTCTTGATTTCTGCGAAACATGTGCTGATAA cCTGggcacttttgaaacagccacgCATAACTCAAGCCATCGCATCCGTCATGTGAAGAGAACATGGACTCGACCCACTCAGGACCAAGATTACATGAGTTTCAACAACATGCCAGGAAACTACAACTATCTAGACTCAAACTACATGCCTGCTAGTTAG